From Virgibacillus natechei, the proteins below share one genomic window:
- the rpoC gene encoding DNA-directed RNA polymerase subunit beta', which yields MLDVNNFEYMKIGLASSEKIRSWSYGEVKKPETINYRTLKPEKDGLFCERIFGPQKDWECHCGKYKRVRYKGVVCDRCGVEVTKAKVRRERMGHLELAAPVSHIWYFKGIPSRMGLVLDMSPRALEEVIYFAAYIVTDSGDTPLEKKQLLSEKEYRTYYDKYGKSFKAGMGAEAIRRLLQDIDLEKEVEGLREELKTAQGQRRTRAIKRLEVIESFRHSGNDTSWMVLDVLPIIPPEIRPMVQLDGGRFATSDLNDLYRRVINRNNRLKRLLDLGAPSIIVQNEKRMLQEAVDALIDNGRRGRPVTGPGNRPLKSLSHMLKGKQGRFRQNLLGKRVDYSGRSVIVVGPNLKMYQCGLPREMALELFKPFVMRELVAKGIAHNIKSAKRKVERVHPDVWDVLEEVIKEHPVLLNRAPTLHRLGIQAFEPVLVEGRAIRLHPLVCTAYNADFDGDQMAVHVPLSAEAQAEARILMLAAQNILNPKDGKPVVTPSQDMVLGNYYLTLEREGAVGEGSVFNNVDEALLSYQNGYVHLHTRVAVHASGLKNNTLTEKQHNQLLLTTVGKLIFNEILPESFPYINEPTNSNLEIKTPENYFVDYGTNIKEEIKNRDLIGPFKKGILGDIIAEVFKRFKISETSKMLDRMKDLGFYYSTKAGITVGVSDIVVLAEKEEILEEAQKNVDNVSKQFRRGLITDDERYDRVIAIWSQAKDTIQQKLMESLSDKNPIFMMSDSGARGNASNYTQLAGMRGLMANPAGEIIELPIKSSFREGLTVLEYFISTHGARKGLADTALKTADSGYLTRRLVDVAQDVIVREADCKTDRGLTVSALADGTELIEPLYDRLVGRTLFHSIKHPETGDVIVEKEEVISEDQAKLVVDAGVEDVTIRSAFTCNTKHGVCKKCYGRNLATGDEVEVGEAVGIIAAQSIGEPGTQLTMRTFHTGGVAGDDITQGLPRIQELFEARNPKGQAVISEVYGTILEMKEVKDKQEIVVQSDVEQRSYPVPYNARMKVSVGDEVIAGEPLTEGSIDPKDLLRIQGVEGVQDYLLREVQRVYRMQGVEIGDKHVEVMVRQMLRKIRVVEAGDTTELPGSLLELHKFRDANHTVLNEGQQPATGKPVLLGITKASLETDSFLSAASFQETTRVLTDAAIKGKRDELLGLKENVIIGKLVPAGTGINRYRNVKASTDVTEDTTESTEESETVQ from the coding sequence TTGCTAGATGTAAATAACTTTGAGTATATGAAAATAGGTTTAGCTTCATCTGAAAAGATTCGCTCTTGGTCTTACGGCGAGGTTAAAAAGCCAGAAACGATTAATTATCGTACATTGAAACCAGAAAAAGATGGTTTGTTTTGTGAACGGATTTTCGGCCCGCAAAAAGATTGGGAATGTCATTGCGGTAAGTACAAACGCGTACGGTATAAAGGTGTTGTCTGTGATCGTTGTGGAGTTGAAGTAACAAAAGCTAAAGTTCGCCGTGAACGCATGGGACACCTTGAGTTAGCTGCTCCTGTATCACATATTTGGTATTTTAAAGGTATCCCTAGCCGAATGGGACTTGTATTAGACATGTCTCCGAGAGCTTTGGAAGAAGTTATTTATTTTGCTGCATATATCGTTACAGATTCAGGAGACACTCCTTTAGAAAAGAAACAGCTGCTATCAGAAAAAGAATACCGAACCTATTATGATAAGTATGGGAAATCTTTTAAAGCTGGAATGGGTGCCGAAGCCATCCGCAGGCTTCTTCAAGACATTGATCTTGAAAAAGAAGTTGAAGGGTTAAGAGAAGAATTAAAAACAGCGCAAGGACAACGTAGAACACGTGCAATCAAACGCTTAGAAGTAATCGAGTCATTTCGTCATTCAGGAAACGATACATCTTGGATGGTATTGGACGTATTGCCGATCATTCCACCGGAAATACGACCAATGGTACAGCTTGACGGGGGACGTTTTGCTACATCCGACCTAAATGATTTATATAGACGCGTTATCAACCGTAACAACCGTTTGAAGCGTTTGTTGGATCTTGGGGCACCAAGCATTATCGTACAAAATGAAAAACGAATGCTTCAAGAAGCAGTAGACGCCTTGATTGACAATGGCCGTCGTGGCCGTCCAGTTACAGGTCCTGGTAACCGACCACTTAAATCCTTGTCTCACATGTTAAAAGGGAAACAAGGACGTTTTCGTCAGAACTTATTAGGAAAACGTGTTGATTATTCTGGACGTTCCGTTATCGTGGTAGGACCTAACCTAAAGATGTATCAATGTGGTCTACCTAGGGAGATGGCGTTGGAGCTATTTAAGCCATTTGTTATGAGAGAATTAGTAGCAAAAGGAATTGCTCATAACATCAAATCGGCCAAACGTAAGGTAGAACGCGTGCATCCGGATGTTTGGGATGTATTAGAAGAAGTAATCAAAGAACATCCTGTATTGCTTAACCGTGCACCAACATTGCACCGATTAGGCATTCAGGCATTTGAACCAGTATTAGTTGAGGGTCGTGCCATTCGTTTACACCCATTAGTATGTACGGCATATAATGCTGACTTTGATGGTGACCAAATGGCCGTTCACGTTCCGTTATCAGCAGAAGCTCAAGCAGAAGCGCGCATCTTAATGCTTGCAGCGCAAAACATTCTAAATCCGAAAGATGGAAAACCAGTTGTTACCCCATCACAGGATATGGTACTAGGTAACTATTACTTGACGCTGGAACGAGAGGGTGCAGTTGGTGAAGGAAGTGTGTTTAACAACGTTGATGAGGCATTGCTTTCCTATCAAAACGGGTATGTGCATTTACACACTAGAGTAGCGGTTCATGCATCTGGCTTGAAGAACAACACGCTAACGGAAAAGCAGCATAATCAATTGTTGTTAACAACAGTAGGTAAACTGATTTTTAATGAAATTTTACCAGAGTCGTTCCCATATATTAATGAACCGACAAATAGTAACCTTGAGATTAAAACCCCTGAGAATTACTTTGTGGACTATGGAACGAACATTAAAGAAGAAATTAAAAACCGCGATCTTATTGGTCCCTTTAAGAAAGGTATTTTGGGTGATATTATTGCTGAAGTCTTCAAGCGGTTTAAAATTAGTGAAACATCAAAAATGCTTGACCGCATGAAAGACCTAGGATTTTACTATTCTACAAAAGCCGGTATCACTGTTGGCGTATCTGACATTGTTGTGTTAGCTGAAAAAGAAGAAATTCTTGAGGAAGCGCAGAAAAATGTGGATAACGTATCGAAACAGTTCCGTCGTGGTTTGATTACGGATGATGAGCGTTATGACAGAGTAATTGCAATATGGTCACAAGCAAAAGATACCATTCAACAAAAATTAATGGAATCATTAAGTGACAAAAACCCTATCTTTATGATGAGTGATTCAGGAGCAAGGGGTAACGCTTCAAACTACACACAGCTTGCTGGTATGCGGGGTCTAATGGCGAATCCGGCTGGGGAAATCATTGAATTACCGATTAAGTCAAGTTTCCGCGAAGGGCTAACTGTACTTGAATACTTTATTTCTACACACGGTGCTCGTAAAGGACTTGCTGATACTGCACTGAAAACAGCTGACTCTGGTTATCTAACAAGACGTCTCGTGGATGTGGCGCAAGATGTTATCGTCCGTGAAGCAGACTGTAAAACGGATCGCGGTTTAACCGTATCCGCATTAGCGGATGGAACAGAGCTAATTGAGCCGTTATACGATCGATTAGTAGGACGTACGCTTTTCCATTCGATCAAGCATCCTGAAACAGGCGACGTAATTGTTGAAAAGGAAGAAGTTATTTCTGAGGATCAGGCAAAACTTGTTGTTGATGCTGGTGTCGAAGACGTAACGATACGTTCTGCATTTACATGTAATACGAAACATGGCGTATGTAAAAAATGTTATGGAAGAAATCTCGCAACAGGTGATGAAGTCGAAGTTGGTGAAGCAGTAGGTATTATTGCTGCACAATCCATTGGTGAACCAGGTACACAGTTAACGATGCGTACGTTCCACACAGGTGGAGTTGCTGGTGATGACATTACGCAAGGTCTTCCGCGTATCCAAGAACTATTTGAGGCACGTAATCCAAAAGGGCAAGCGGTTATCAGTGAAGTTTACGGCACAATATTAGAAATGAAAGAAGTGAAGGACAAACAGGAAATAGTTGTTCAAAGCGATGTAGAGCAACGCTCCTATCCAGTTCCTTATAACGCTCGTATGAAAGTTTCTGTAGGCGATGAAGTAATTGCAGGAGAGCCTCTGACAGAAGGGTCGATTGATCCAAAAGATCTACTACGCATACAGGGTGTAGAAGGTGTTCAAGATTACCTATTACGTGAAGTACAACGGGTATACCGTATGCAGGGTGTTGAAATTGGCGACAAACACGTTGAAGTAATGGTTCGTCAAATGCTGCGTAAAATCCGTGTCGTGGAAGCTGGGGATACGACAGAACTTCCAGGTTCATTACTTGAACTGCATAAATTCAGAGATGCAAACCATACGGTTCTAAACGAAGGGCAACAGCCGGCAACCGGAAAACCCGTATTACTTGGCATAACGAAGGCATCACTAGAAACAGATTCCTTCTTATCTGCGGCATCATTCCAAGAAACTACGAGAGTTCTTACAGATGCAGCGATTAAAGGTAAGCGTGATGAATTATTAGGGCTCAAGGAAAATGTTATTATCGGTAAACTAGTACCAGCTGGTACAGGGATCAACCGATACCGTAATGTAAAAGCATCTACAGATGTTACGGAAGATACCACCGAATCAACGGAAGAATCAGAAACAGTACAATAG